The sequence CTGTTCTTGATTCAACAAGTACAGTATCAAGTGAAACTAAAACATTGCCATACTCCATATTATATGCCGACATTCCTGATAATGCTTTAACACTGCTATCGATAAAATTATAAAATGTATTCTGATCTATCACTCTGTTTTTAAAAAAATCCTTCGCAGTCTCAAATCCAGCAGCACCATACTCTGCTGTAAATCCTTCTGAATTAGTAACTATATAAAAAGGCAGAAATCCCTCAACATTAACACTAGAAAGGTAGGCAGCCATATTCTGATTGAGTTGCTCACCATTAGAACTTCTGATTTGAACTTTAACCTGATTATTCTTTGATGTAACCTTTACTTTCCCCATAATAAACTCCTCTCTTTTCTTTAATTCAGATATAATAAAAGATATATATAAATCATTCGAAAGTCAATATCATTGTATGCCTGTTTACAAGACCATTTCTATATATAAGTAAATGTTCTTTATATGTAATTGAATCCTTTGAGTACATAAATGGTTCTTCTCTGTATAATATTCCCCTGAATCCTCTTTTTTCATACTCTTTCAGTTTGTTTTCCGCAACAAGGTGAATCCGTTTATGTTCCCTTCTTTCATCCTCTGAAAATGTTCTGTCATCATATATGGATGCTGCCTCTCTCAGCTCCTTAATTAAGGCATCTACAAAATTTGCATGTTTCTTGGTATGAAGCATCATATATATTAAAAAACTGTTATATCTCGATGTTTTCTTTCCGTAGTTTCTTATTGCCCTTGCCATAGAGCTGTCATTAACCTGCTGTGCAATACTTAAAAGATAATCAATGGTCTCCTGATACACACAATCCGGATAAGGTACATAATACCTGTCTGGAACAGACTTATATCTCTTAATTGGCGGAAAATCTGCCAGCTTCATAAGCTGCATTTCTTTCTCACTACAATATTCATCGCCAAGATATCTGTACTTATCTCTTATGTCTGCAAGCTGATATTCAAGCTGTCTTAGATACTCATAACCTTTAACCCAGAAATGTCCCATACATCCATAATTAAATAAATGAGTTCTTAACACCAGTTTCCTAAATCTGATTGTAAATATATTCTCTCCACCTTGATTAACAATCAGCATATATCCATCATCAAGCTTATCAATACTTGCAATCTGTTCCACATCAATATCGCAATAATTCCCGGTCATTGCAGAATCTCTGAATATAAGAAAACTCTCAACAGCATCATTCATAAGATACGCAACTGCTATATCCTTTTCACCATCTATATGAACAGGACAAAACACATTGAGTTCAAATATCTGCTCCAGCTTCACAAATGTATCATTTTCACTATTGTATATTTCATCAAACATATTCCTATAAAAACTAATCCTTTAATATACTGTGTATTAATGAAACTCCGTCACATGCTTCCGCATCCATAACGGCATAAGATTTCTCTGACACTTCTCATTATTTCTCTGTTTAATGGCAATAGCTTCAAAAAAAGCTTTCCACATATCCGTATACTCATCATTAACAGCTTCTGGACCAGACAAAGCCTCTATCTCATAATCCGTTAAATACCTGATATACATCTCACCATCTATAGGATGTATAACCGCTTTACTACGGTTATCATCAATTATAAGCCAGTTCTCTGACGGCATCCTGTCTGCAAAATGCTGTGCCACTTCGTATATCACATCACTCTTCGGTTCAAGATGACACACATATACCTTTCCATCAACAGAATTAAACCTTGCAAACTCCCTGAAATATCTTGCTTCATTAATAACTCTTCTGCGGATATCCTTAATTCTCATAACAGACGGTTCCGTCCGCATATAAGTAATTGCTGCACCTGCCTTGAATCCAATTACTAGAAATCTGTATGCAGCATCCAGTGCATCCTGTTCTGACGAAAGGCATGCATAATATACGCATGCATAAGCTTCATTAGAAATCTTCTGCTTTATAGAACGGACAACCTTATTATATTCATCCTCATTGAAATCTACATGAATATATTCATCAAATAAAGACGGCTGTTCATTTCCACACCTCTCAAGTCTAACACATCCGTGTCCTACTTTCAAAGCCTTCTCCCATGCCTGGTATATGCAGCACATCATATCTTCGAATCTGTCTTCACAAACAAATATATACATACCACAGCCTCCACTCATAATAATTATGTGCATTAATTCTTCTAAAACAATGATAATTGCTGATATTGCTGGTTCTGATGCTTTATCTCCCAATTCTCCTTTTGGTTGTCACCCATAAGACATGCTGTTATATAATTCTCGTTTATTGGAATTTTATACATCATCTTTCCATTACATGTAATAAAATAATGTGCTCTCTTAAGTACTACTCCCATCTTCTTTAATGTATCAAAGTCCAGCCTTGCATACTTTCTTGTCTGCACAATTCTCTTGGCAGACTTAGGACCAACTCCCGGAATCCGCAACAACATATCATATGATGCGGTCTGTATCTCAACCGGAAATTGTCCCAGATGCCTTACTGCCCAGTCACACTTCGGATCCAGATATTCGTTAAAATTCGGTCTGTTTTCAGATAAAAGCTCATCAGCCTGGAATCCATAATACCTTAAAAGCCAGTCTGCCTGATAAAGTCTGTGTTCCCTAAGAAGAGGAATCTCTGCATCCAATTCTGGTAATGCTGAATCCTCATTAAGTGGTATATATGCCGAATAAAAAACTCTCTTTAAATCATAATTCTGATAAAGATGCTGGGTAGTCCTTATAAGTGTAAGATCTGTCTCTGGCGTAGCTCCTATTATCATCTGAGTGCTCTGGCCTGCAGGCGCAAAAGCCCTGTTCATCCCTGTATTTCCAGAAACAGCTGGCAAAGATAACCCGGTTCCCGATTCAAGTGCTGTCCTGTTCTTTCCTGATAATGAACCATATCTGCTATTGTTCGCCGAATTAAATATACTTCCTGTAAGATATTTATTAATACTGCTTCTTTCCATTCTGGCATCCTTGCCCACAGACAGCCTGTTAGCCGCTATAGTGCCTGTTATCTTTTCCATCGGTTCAAGGATATTCTTAAAATTCTTGTTCGGTGCAAGCTTAGAAAGACTATCTGATGTCGGCAGTTCAAGATTCACGCTTACCCTGTCAGCAAGATAACCCGCCTTTGATAATAATTCATCTGGCGCCCCAGGAATTGCTTTCACATGAATATATCCATTAAATCTATACTTGGTTCTTAAAAGCAGCAAAGTCTCACATATCTTCTCCATCGTATAGGACGGATTCTTAAGTACCCCAGAACTTAAAAATAATCCTTCAATATAGTTTCTTTTATAAAATTCAATAACAAGCTGACATAATTCATCCGGTTCAAAAGATGCTCTTGGAACATCATTGGAGCACCTGTTCACACAGTACTTACAATCATATACGCAATGATTAGTAAACAAAACCTTAAGAAGAGAAATACATCTGCCATCAGCACCAAAACTATGACACACGCCGCATGCCTCACTGTTTCCAAGGAATCCTTTCCTGCCTTTCCTGTCTACTCCACTTGATGTACATGCAACATCATATTTAGCTGCATCAGCCAGAATCTCCAGCTTCTCCTTTGTTGTTAAATTACATTTTATTTCGAACATGTGTTCATTATAAAACATTTGTTCGAAAAGTCAATATCTAATCGTAAAATATACAAAAAACCCTTTACCAGAATTCTCCAGTAAAGGGCTTATTTCTATACATTATGCATACATTCCTGTCTTTTTTATTACAAATGCGTCAACTATTCTTTTTATCGCTTCCAACTCTTCCGTATTGCACATTTTAAGTTCATCTATCAAATCACTGCTTGCTTTGTTGCCTCTCATATGACCTAAAATCAGATAATCAGGCGTAACATTTAGAATACAGCATATATCAGTAAGCAAAGGTAGACTGCAATTAATTCTTCCTGCTTCAACATTAGATAAAAATGCCTGTGAAACACCTAACTGCTTTGCCATATCAATCTGCTTAATATGCATTTCTTTTCTTCTCTGTTTAAGTCTCGGTCCAATATTAACTATCTGTTTCTCCATAACTTCCTCACACGAACTGTTTAAGATTATCTATAAACTTTATAATCAAATCCTGTTCCCTGATTTCCATACTGTCATATATGTTATCAAGCATTTCTATTCTTACATCATATAAATCAAGATACATTGTTGGCAGATATCCATATAACTCATACAATCTTATAAGAACCATTGCATCAGGATATTCTTTGTTATTCTCAATCTTGCTGTATTTATATCTTGAAATTCCTAAATCTTCAGAAATCATCAGTTGGTCAGTTATGCCGTTAATATCCCTGACACATTTAAGCATAGAGCCTGTATTTTTTGATGATATATTATCAAATGCTTTAAGAATTCTGATATTTTTCAGAACATTTTCTGTAAAATCATCCAAATGCTGTTCACACAGATATAACATATATTCAGTTACAACACCTTTAACATATTCTATTTCTGAAGTATTATTAAATGTAGCAACTTTCCCCTTTAAAATCTGACAATTTACATCTCTTTCAACATTAACCAATAATTTGTCGATATCCATTCCTATATTGTTTATTTTCTTTAAATCAGTTCCAGTAATCATTGTACGGCCTGTTTCTTTATTTGCATATTCATCTCTGGTCATATCCAATTCAGACGCCATCCTCACCTGATCATAATCCAATAACTTTCTAGATATCTTCAATCTTTCACAAAATGCTCTATAACTATCTGTATACTCCATAGCAACCCCTATACATTAGTATGATTACTATTAAATTTTAGTATACGCGCGGGTTGCACATGTATAATGTATATTGCGAATTTAATTATTAATAATGTGTATATATAATCTTTGATATTTATTGTATATCAGTTATTGTTCTTAATTAGTATTTTTATATATAATAATATTCCTATATATTATAAAATATTACATAATTTTATCGTAAAATACATTTAAGACATCA is a genomic window of [Eubacterium] eligens ATCC 27750 containing:
- a CDS encoding helix-turn-helix domain-containing protein → MEYTDSYRAFCERLKISRKLLDYDQVRMASELDMTRDEYANKETGRTMITGTDLKKINNIGMDIDKLLVNVERDVNCQILKGKVATFNNTSEIEYVKGVVTEYMLYLCEQHLDDFTENVLKNIRILKAFDNISSKNTGSMLKCVRDINGITDQLMISEDLGISRYKYSKIENNKEYPDAMVLIRLYELYGYLPTMYLDLYDVRIEMLDNIYDSMEIREQDLIIKFIDNLKQFV
- a CDS encoding putative DNA modification/repair radical SAM protein, whose translation is MFEIKCNLTTKEKLEILADAAKYDVACTSSGVDRKGRKGFLGNSEACGVCHSFGADGRCISLLKVLFTNHCVYDCKYCVNRCSNDVPRASFEPDELCQLVIEFYKRNYIEGLFLSSGVLKNPSYTMEKICETLLLLRTKYRFNGYIHVKAIPGAPDELLSKAGYLADRVSVNLELPTSDSLSKLAPNKNFKNILEPMEKITGTIAANRLSVGKDARMERSSINKYLTGSIFNSANNSRYGSLSGKNRTALESGTGLSLPAVSGNTGMNRAFAPAGQSTQMIIGATPETDLTLIRTTQHLYQNYDLKRVFYSAYIPLNEDSALPELDAEIPLLREHRLYQADWLLRYYGFQADELLSENRPNFNEYLDPKCDWAVRHLGQFPVEIQTASYDMLLRIPGVGPKSAKRIVQTRKYARLDFDTLKKMGVVLKRAHYFITCNGKMMYKIPINENYITACLMGDNQKENWEIKHQNQQYQQLSLF
- a CDS encoding TIGR03915 family putative DNA repair protein yields the protein MYIFVCEDRFEDMMCCIYQAWEKALKVGHGCVRLERCGNEQPSLFDEYIHVDFNEDEYNKVVRSIKQKISNEAYACVYYACLSSEQDALDAAYRFLVIGFKAGAAITYMRTEPSVMRIKDIRRRVINEARYFREFARFNSVDGKVYVCHLEPKSDVIYEVAQHFADRMPSENWLIIDDNRSKAVIHPIDGEMYIRYLTDYEIEALSGPEAVNDEYTDMWKAFFEAIAIKQRNNEKCQRNLMPLWMRKHVTEFH
- a CDS encoding DUF3878 family protein, producing MFDEIYNSENDTFVKLEQIFELNVFCPVHIDGEKDIAVAYLMNDAVESFLIFRDSAMTGNYCDIDVEQIASIDKLDDGYMLIVNQGGENIFTIRFRKLVLRTHLFNYGCMGHFWVKGYEYLRQLEYQLADIRDKYRYLGDEYCSEKEMQLMKLADFPPIKRYKSVPDRYYVPYPDCVYQETIDYLLSIAQQVNDSSMARAIRNYGKKTSRYNSFLIYMMLHTKKHANFVDALIKELREAASIYDDRTFSEDERREHKRIHLVAENKLKEYEKRGFRGILYREEPFMYSKDSITYKEHLLIYRNGLVNRHTMILTFE
- a CDS encoding helix-turn-helix domain-containing protein, with product MEKQIVNIGPRLKQRRKEMHIKQIDMAKQLGVSQAFLSNVEAGRINCSLPLLTDICCILNVTPDYLILGHMRGNKASSDLIDELKMCNTEELEAIKRIVDAFVIKKTGMYA